One part of the Arthrobacter sp. EM1 genome encodes these proteins:
- the radA gene encoding DNA repair protein RadA, whose product MATKTSRATKAPGYKCAECGWTTAKWVGRCGECQAWGTVEETGGAVARTTAATSVLEPARRISEVDATTAAFLPTGVDELDRVLGGGLVPGAVILLAGEPGVGKSTLLLDVAAKFARTAQDVLYITGEESAAQVKLRADRIDAVAESLYLSAETDLGQALGQVEKLEPRLLIVDSVQTLSSADVEGSAGGVSQVREVAASLIAAAKRRNMTTLLVGHVTKDGSIAGPRLLEHLVDVVCQFEGERHSRLRLLRAVKNRYGPTDDVGCFDLNEDGIEGLADPSGLFVSRTKEPVSGTCITVTLEGRRPLLAEVQSLLAESSSAQPRRATSGLDSSRVAMLLAVLQQRAGCLLNKDDSYVATVGGVKLSEPATDLAVALAVASAKAKKPLPQRLIAFGEVGLAGEVRAVPGINQRIQEAHRLGFTHAVVPASPNGPGPVPAGFSVREVGHLTEALSLLIS is encoded by the coding sequence ATGGCTACCAAGACTTCCCGCGCCACCAAGGCGCCGGGCTACAAATGCGCGGAATGCGGCTGGACCACCGCTAAGTGGGTGGGCCGCTGCGGCGAGTGCCAGGCCTGGGGCACCGTTGAGGAAACCGGCGGCGCCGTGGCGCGCACAACGGCGGCCACCAGCGTGCTGGAACCGGCCCGCCGGATCTCCGAAGTGGATGCCACCACCGCTGCCTTCCTGCCCACCGGGGTGGATGAACTGGACCGTGTGCTCGGCGGCGGGCTGGTCCCTGGCGCCGTGATCCTGCTGGCGGGCGAACCCGGCGTCGGCAAGTCAACCCTGCTGCTGGACGTTGCCGCCAAGTTTGCCCGCACCGCACAGGATGTCCTCTACATCACGGGCGAGGAATCCGCAGCGCAGGTCAAGCTGCGCGCGGACCGCATCGACGCCGTCGCCGAATCCCTGTATCTCTCCGCCGAGACGGACCTCGGCCAAGCCCTGGGGCAGGTCGAGAAGTTGGAGCCGCGGCTGCTGATCGTGGACTCCGTGCAGACACTCAGCAGCGCCGATGTCGAAGGCAGCGCCGGCGGTGTCTCGCAGGTCCGGGAGGTCGCAGCCTCCCTGATCGCCGCCGCCAAACGCCGCAACATGACCACCCTGTTGGTCGGCCATGTGACCAAGGACGGCTCGATCGCCGGACCCCGGCTGCTCGAGCACCTGGTCGACGTGGTGTGCCAGTTTGAAGGCGAACGACACTCCCGGCTGCGGCTGCTGCGGGCCGTCAAGAACCGGTACGGGCCCACGGACGACGTCGGCTGCTTCGACCTGAACGAAGACGGGATCGAAGGCCTGGCCGACCCGAGCGGGCTCTTCGTCTCGCGGACCAAGGAGCCGGTCTCGGGCACCTGCATCACCGTGACCCTGGAAGGGCGCCGGCCCCTGCTCGCGGAGGTGCAGTCCCTGCTGGCAGAAAGCTCCAGTGCCCAACCCCGCCGGGCCACTAGCGGACTCGACAGTTCCCGGGTGGCCATGCTGCTGGCCGTACTCCAGCAGCGGGCCGGCTGCCTGCTGAACAAGGACGATTCCTACGTGGCGACAGTTGGCGGCGTGAAGCTCAGTGAACCCGCCACCGACCTCGCCGTCGCGCTGGCCGTGGCCTCGGCGAAAGCCAAAAAACCCCTGCCGCAGCGGCTCATCGCCTTTGGTGAAGTGGGACTGGCCGGCGAGGTCCGCGCCGTCCCCGGGATCAACCAGCGGATCCAGGAAGCCCACCGGCTGGGCTTTACCCATGCCGTGGTGCCGGCCAGCCCCAATGGCCCCGGACCGGTGCCCGCGGGCTTCTCGGTGCGGGAAGTCGGGCACCTGACCGAGGCGCTGAGCCTGCTGATCAGCTGA